The following proteins are co-located in the Micromonospora viridifaciens genome:
- a CDS encoding carbohydrate ABC transporter permease has translation MSASTVTPAPAASINKKPRARRPRGGINRRSPLGRAVTYALLVVFLIIVAMPAYVLLVTSLKSGREIGVNGQWNLPTEWTFASWEKAWTALRPSFIRTFELAIPVALISSALGAANGFVLSRWRFPGADVVFTLILFGMFIPYQAVMIPLRQIVQEIGLPPGIPTLVFVHCVYGIPICTLIFRNYYATTVPVELIEASRVDGAGMLRTLASVILPLSAPGFVVTIIWQFTSAWNDYLFAIFMSNTRNGPITIALNALAGAQSPDYAASMAGALITSLPTLLVYIVLGRWFIGGLMAGSVKS, from the coding sequence ATGAGCGCCAGCACCGTCACGCCCGCGCCAGCGGCGTCGATCAACAAGAAGCCGCGGGCCCGCAGGCCACGCGGCGGGATCAACCGACGCTCGCCGCTGGGCCGCGCCGTGACGTACGCGCTCCTGGTCGTCTTCCTGATCATCGTGGCGATGCCCGCCTATGTACTTCTCGTCACCAGCCTCAAGTCGGGGCGGGAGATCGGCGTCAACGGCCAGTGGAACCTGCCGACGGAGTGGACGTTCGCGTCCTGGGAGAAGGCCTGGACCGCGCTGCGGCCGTCGTTCATCCGCACCTTCGAGCTGGCGATCCCGGTGGCGCTCATCTCCTCGGCGCTCGGCGCGGCCAACGGCTTCGTCCTGTCGCGGTGGCGGTTCCCGGGCGCCGACGTGGTGTTCACGCTCATCCTGTTCGGCATGTTCATCCCCTACCAGGCGGTCATGATCCCGCTGCGGCAGATCGTGCAGGAGATCGGACTGCCCCCGGGCATTCCGACGCTGGTGTTCGTCCACTGCGTGTACGGCATCCCGATCTGCACCCTGATCTTCCGCAACTACTACGCCACCACCGTGCCGGTCGAGCTCATCGAGGCGAGCCGGGTCGACGGGGCCGGGATGCTGCGTACGCTCGCTTCGGTGATCCTGCCGCTGTCGGCGCCCGGCTTCGTGGTGACGATCATCTGGCAGTTCACCTCAGCCTGGAACGACTACCTGTTCGCCATCTTCATGTCGAACACCCGCAACGGACCCATCACCATCGCGCTGAACGCGCTGGCCGGAGCCCAGTCCCCGGACTACGCGGCCTCGATGGCGGGCGCGCTCATCACGTCACTGCCGACCCTGCTCGTGTACATCGTGCTGGGCCGCTGGTTCATCGGTGGGCTGATGGCGGGCTCGGTCAAGAGCTGA
- a CDS encoding cell division protein DivIVA has protein sequence MTDERDPDQNGGRHSGAGADDGRPRAALAVPHPVVYRPGLRLGEVERFRIRVADELDLLATEVAGLRAENVRLAGQLEMHRHGKIPSVDGVAELPTANEVNLLSEAQREAERIMAQAHEYAHRVAEYARAQYDSSVQAAGDAATQEARRAMHNDRRSAGNEGDDVARKAVQVAGEAMISQIRAVARHLDDGRQQLGRALERLAAEPTNAEGTVGGPGPAAPLRTGAAGASGSTRVRVASVDEPTVAMATINTAGAKCPSP, from the coding sequence GTGACCGATGAGCGAGACCCCGACCAGAACGGAGGCCGCCACTCCGGCGCGGGCGCGGATGACGGCCGACCGCGTGCGGCGCTGGCAGTTCCACATCCCGTCGTCTACCGGCCGGGGCTACGACTCGGGGAGGTCGAGCGCTTCCGCATTCGGGTCGCCGACGAGCTTGACCTGCTTGCTACCGAGGTCGCGGGGTTGCGGGCTGAGAACGTGCGGCTCGCCGGCCAGCTTGAGATGCACCGCCACGGGAAGATCCCGAGTGTCGACGGGGTCGCGGAGCTGCCCACAGCCAACGAGGTCAATTTGCTGTCCGAGGCTCAACGGGAAGCCGAGCGGATCATGGCCCAAGCCCACGAGTACGCGCATCGCGTCGCCGAGTACGCCCGTGCGCAGTACGACAGCTCCGTACAAGCGGCGGGCGACGCCGCTACGCAGGAGGCGCGGCGGGCGATGCACAACGACCGCCGGAGCGCTGGGAACGAGGGCGACGACGTAGCGCGGAAGGCGGTGCAGGTCGCCGGCGAGGCGATGATCTCGCAGATCCGGGCGGTGGCCCGGCACCTTGACGACGGTAGGCAACAACTTGGCCGGGCGCTCGAGCGCCTCGCCGCCGAGCCAACGAATGCTGAGGGGACCGTGGGAGGACCTGGGCCCGCTGCTCCGCTTCGCACCGGCGCTGCCGGCGCCTCCGGCTCTACCCGCGTGCGGGTTGCCTCGGTAGACGAGCCGACCGTAGCGATGGCGACGATCAACACGGCTGGGGCCAAGTGCCCCTCACCGTAA
- a CDS encoding VOC family protein, which translates to MVGGMILRHVTIDCAEPYELARFWSEVTGWAVSDEDAPGDAEVLVEAPSPVPGLLFIRVPEGKTVKNRIHFDWMPTERTRDEEVERIIALGAKVYEDHRTADGRGWVTLVDPEGNEFCVERGEAERGN; encoded by the coding sequence ATGGTCGGCGGCATGATTCTTCGCCACGTGACCATCGACTGTGCCGAGCCGTACGAGCTGGCGAGGTTCTGGAGCGAGGTGACCGGGTGGGCGGTATCCGATGAGGATGCGCCGGGTGACGCCGAAGTGCTCGTCGAGGCACCCTCGCCCGTACCTGGCCTCCTGTTCATCCGGGTGCCTGAGGGTAAGACGGTGAAGAACCGGATTCACTTCGACTGGATGCCGACCGAGCGGACCCGCGACGAGGAGGTGGAGCGCATCATCGCCCTCGGCGCGAAGGTGTACGAGGATCACCGCACCGCTGATGGGCGCGGCTGGGTCACGTTGGTCGACCCTGAGGGCAACGAATTCTGCGTTGAGCGCGGTGAGGCCGAGCGCGGCAACTAG
- a CDS encoding carbohydrate ABC transporter permease: MIVLAVFVYGLIGWTVKLSLSDEHDALGNKGFVGLSNFVDLFTEDINDRFIHSLKNLLIFTVVFMVGTLLMGVLWAFLLERGVRGEGFFRAVYLFPMAVSFVASGVVWRWLMNSGTGDQAGGLNRIFHDLHLGFLENPWWTDPDWGMAAMALPAIWQLSGYMMALFLSGFRGIPADLREAAAMDGASTYQLYRHVIFPQLTPTALSAMIILGHMSMKMFDLIMSVSGAQWITEVPAVYVWQALLTSDYAKAAAISTILLLLIAVVIVPYLIYNNRVERRS; this comes from the coding sequence CTGATCGTGCTGGCCGTCTTCGTCTACGGGCTGATCGGCTGGACCGTGAAGCTGTCGCTGTCCGACGAGCACGACGCCCTGGGCAACAAGGGCTTCGTGGGGTTGTCGAACTTCGTCGACCTCTTCACCGAGGACATCAACGACCGGTTCATCCACTCCCTGAAGAACCTGCTGATCTTCACCGTCGTGTTCATGGTCGGCACCCTGCTCATGGGCGTGCTGTGGGCGTTCCTGCTCGAGCGAGGCGTACGTGGGGAAGGTTTCTTCCGCGCCGTGTACCTGTTTCCGATGGCGGTGTCGTTCGTCGCGTCCGGCGTGGTGTGGCGCTGGCTGATGAACTCCGGCACGGGCGACCAGGCCGGTGGCCTCAACCGGATCTTCCACGACCTGCACCTGGGCTTCCTCGAGAACCCGTGGTGGACCGACCCCGACTGGGGCATGGCAGCCATGGCGCTGCCGGCGATCTGGCAGCTGTCGGGCTACATGATGGCGCTGTTCCTGTCCGGGTTCCGCGGCATCCCGGCCGACCTGCGTGAGGCGGCGGCGATGGACGGAGCGAGCACCTACCAGCTGTACCGGCACGTGATCTTCCCGCAGCTGACGCCGACCGCCCTCTCGGCCATGATCATTCTCGGCCACATGTCGATGAAGATGTTCGACCTCATCATGTCGGTCTCGGGCGCCCAGTGGATCACCGAGGTCCCCGCGGTCTACGTCTGGCAGGCACTGCTCACCAGCGACTACGCGAAGGCCGCCGCGATCTCGACCATCCTGCTGCTGCTCATCGCCGTGGTGATCGTGCCCTACCTCATCTACAACAACCGGGTGGAGCGTCGTTCATGA